In Methanosarcina barkeri MS, a single window of DNA contains:
- a CDS encoding bifunctional nuclease family protein translates to MDIGAYEDFEEIRVRDVYIVDVFTDPTPVVLLEDLQGNMLPIYIGHLEALSIGNVIKNISPPRPLAHDLMLTIFDRLGIKIEGVLIDEKVDKIYYARLLIKKDNTVMQFDARPSDCIALALRVGAPIRVRKKVLESSEVEMSRLEGAQVINIFG, encoded by the coding sequence ATGGACATCGGCGCTTATGAGGATTTTGAGGAAATTCGAGTCAGGGATGTTTATATAGTCGATGTTTTTACAGACCCGACTCCTGTAGTGCTTCTTGAAGATCTGCAGGGAAATATGCTACCTATATACATAGGGCATCTCGAAGCTCTCTCAATAGGAAATGTAATTAAAAATATTTCTCCGCCCAGGCCTCTGGCTCATGACCTTATGCTCACTATTTTTGACAGGCTCGGCATAAAAATAGAGGGAGTCTTGATTGATGAAAAGGTGGATAAAATCTATTATGCCCGGCTCCTGATAAAAAAGGACAACACTGTCATGCAGTTTGACGCAAGACCAAGCGACTGCATTGCCCTTGCCCTGCGTGTTGGAGCTCCGATAAGAGTCAGAAAAAAAGTGCTAGAAAGTTCTGAAGTTGAGATGTCAAGGCTTGAAGGCGCCCAGGTGATAAATATCTT